From the Candidatus Zixiibacteriota bacterium genome, the window GAGATAGTAGTGGTCGTCATATTCGAGGTTGTTGATATGCTTGCTGGCCAGAATCATCTGCTCATCAATCTTATCCACGATCCTGAAGAAGTCCTTATGACTGCTTTCAGTGATTTCATGGTTAAAATCGAGCAGGTAGAGCTTGAAACGTGCTCCGAAACTTTGAAATTCAATATGGATTTGGGCCTGATACTTTTTCAGGGTCGGATCGATCCAGAGCGGGTAAGATTTTTTCAGATGAGCCTCGATTTCGAGATGGAGCGGGTAACCCTCTCGAATTGAACTGACGAGCTCCGATGTAAACATGCCGGCCAGCTTCAGATCAGCAGTGACAATGCTGTCATAGACGAAGATATCGCACTTGAGCTCT encodes:
- a CDS encoding DUF4390 domain-containing protein; the protein is MKIGFSLQIALHFICLLVIMAPLLAGEELKCDIFVYDSIVTADLKLAGMFTSELVSSIREGYPLHLEIEAHLKKSYPLWIDPTLKKYQAQIHIEFQSFGARFKLYLLDFNHEITESSHKDFFRIVDKIDEQMILASKHINNLEYDDHYYLSFTLKQRRLTAAELSRAGQWYLGMERSDSEQQPEASNLPEKAFEQVLDMTRMGPEKREFSTFTFKPGKLPIIKPR